In Sorghum bicolor cultivar BTx623 chromosome 10, Sorghum_bicolor_NCBIv3, whole genome shotgun sequence, one genomic interval encodes:
- the LOC8070862 gene encoding uncharacterized protein LOC8070862, which produces MAATRHCPSWTDLQPELLTLVLRRLPSLADRIRLAAVCRPWHHSARLEPLPPPFPWLTLRDGTFLSVSDGKIHSLPLVQPDNFRCIGSVGNWLLLEQRTGDGASLLMNPFSKDVVHLPDAETIWCHSHRPVDGYRSPYILLKLVLLSSMDVSPDSVFAILITNCKYQSVISICQPSTASAFRVLDHDRICDVAFVDGKLYALAPRKLFVLEVESSSKCKPKISSMKCIANDVIHQTVASEKSICMYFFYLVESSGRLLHVTRLVGGFLSLSPGKDRTKFCRTFSFDVFEVDLTTSSTVQWRRLNSLEGEALFVGPYSKALHASEYGVQADCIYFMCDYGGRDCPADPFRDSGVFNITNGTITPLLPETIMQVPEGIAKGCSIDKFYAARPSWFFVY; this is translated from the coding sequence ATGGCGGCCACCAGACACTGCCCATCTTGGACAGACTTGCAGCCAGAGCTCCTGACCCTTGTCCTCAGGCGCCTACCCTCCCTAGCAGATCGCATCCGACTTGCAGCAGTCTGCCGCCCATGGCACCACAGTGCCCGGCTAGAGCCCTTGCCCCCTCCGTTCCCGTGGCTCACCCTTCGTGACGGCACCTTCCTCAGTGTCTCGGACGGTAAAATTCACTCCCTGCCTTTAGTACAACCAGACAATTTTCGGTGCATTGGCTCCGTGGGCAACTGGCTCTTACTCGAGCAGCGCACCGGTGACGGGGCCTCACTGCTGATGAACCCTTTCTCCAAGGATGTCGTGCACCTACCTGATGCAGAAACCATCTGGTGTCACAGTCACAGGCCGGTGGATGGCTACCGAAGCCCATATATCTTGCTCAAGCTGGTCTTGCTCTCGTCCATGGACGTCTCACCAGATTCTGTTTTCGCGATACTCATCACAAACTGCAAGTATCAGAGTGTAATCTCCATCTGTCAGCCATCGACGGCCTCTGCATTCCGTGTGCTTGACCATGATCGCATATGTGATGTTGCATTCGTTGATGGGAAGCTATATGCTCTCGCACCCAGGAAGCTCTTCGTCCTTGAGGTTGAGTCAAGCAGCAAATGCAAGCCAAAAATCTCATCCATGAAATGCATCGCAAATGATGTCATACACCAAACCGTTGCTAGTGAGAAAAGTATCTGTATGTATTTCTTCTATCTTGTAGAGTCCAGTGGTAGATTACTGCATGTAACGCGACTGGTTGGAGGCTTCTTGTCCTTGTCGCCGGGGAAAGATCGGACGAAGTTTTGCCGTACCTTTTCATTTGACGTATTTGAGGTCGATTTGACCACCTCTTCTACTGTTCAATGGAGGCGGCTCAATTCTCTAGAAGGCGAAGCACTCTTTGTTGGCCCATACTCCAAGGCTCTCCATGCTTCTGAGTACGGAGTTCAGGCAGATTGCATCTACTTCATGTGTGACTATGGTGGAAGAGATTGTCCCGCAGATCCTTTCCGTGACAGTGGTGTGTTCAACATCACAAACGGGACGATCACACCTTTGTTGCCAGagacaataatgcaggtgccaGAAGGTATTGCGAAAGGATGTTCGATAGATAAATTTTATGCAGCTCGTCCATCATGGTTTTTCGTCTACTGA
- the LOC8071360 gene encoding uncharacterized protein LOC8071360: MDRFPDGTHVWLRNRVRRTYLYADEDGSGVSLSARRETLNAAWQVHLIVRHGLAFILLRSAAYGRYLGPSPPVAQPDGHRGRIAVSAVQRDYSEPLQANIRWRAKAVTAGGGGGDYVLLYQWRDAELYLRANGRYRRWNTGVTVAPVHGHDGDESTMMHWTVEHIPPRPAPPTLPAPTTDLGGRTGLLQRRTGPMMDQERQIRYFLAGNNGKFLRMGAFRFVGRSVLNLTNQMANKVGEDMSAILLCVYAGVFGRLTPLVVDLPRSQEPLNIIVLPISSPAAVRLLHPNVDAPEHGPAPASASAPAPASASAPAPAP, translated from the exons ATGGACCGCTTCCCCGACGGGACGCACGTGTGGCTGCGGAACCGCGTGCGGCGCACGTACCTCTACGCCGACGAGGACGGGTCCGGCGTCTCCCTGAGCGCGCGCCGCGAGACGCTGAACGCGGCGTGGCAGGTGCACCTGATCGTGCGCCACggcctcgccttcatcctcctcCGCTCCGCCGCCTACGGCCGCTACCTCGGGCCCTCGCCGCCCGTGGCGCAGCCGGACGGCCACCGCGGCCGCATCGCCGTGAGCGCCGTCCAGCGCGACTACAGCGAGCCGTTGCAGGCCAACATAAGGTGGAGGGCCAAGGCCGTCACGGCGGGGGGTGGCGGCGGCGACTACGTCCTCCTGTACCAATGGCGGGACGCAGAGCTCTACCTCCGCGCCAACGGCAGGTACCGCCGCTGGAACACCGGCGTCACCGTCGCCCCCGTCCATGGCCACGACGGCGACGAGAGCACGATGATGCATTGGACGGTCGAGCACATCCCCCCGAGGCCGGCGCCTCCTACCCTTCCTGCTCCGACTACG GACCTGGGAGGCCGCACTGGCCTGTTGCAGCGGCGCACTGGGCCCATGATGGACCAGGAGCGACAGATCCGGTACTTTCTGGCGGGCAATAATGGGAAGTTCCTCCGCATGGGGGCATTCAGGTTCGTCGGGCGGTCCGTGTTAAACCTGACGAACCAGATGGCGAACAAAGTGGGCGAGGACATGTCCGCAATCTTGCTGTGCGTGTATGCCGGCGTCTTTGGAAGGCTGACCCCTCTGGTTGTCGACCTGCCTCGCAGCCAAGAGCCTTTGAACATCATCGTCCTCCCCATCAGTTCACCAG CTGCTGTGAGGTTGCTACACCCAAACGTGGATGCACCTGAACATGGACCCGCTCCAGCTTCCGCCTCTGCACCCGCTCCTGCTTCCGCCTCCGCACCCGCACCTGCACCCTAG